From the genome of Tolypothrix sp. NIES-4075:
TTTTAGACTGTTGTTTTAGTGGGGCTTTTGCTAAAGGATTGACATTGGGTAATAAATCATGGGCAGTTCTTACATCTAGTGATACTGTTGAATACTCCTATGCTCCCGAACCTTCTGAACTCTCAATTTACACCCGTTATTTAGTTGAAGGTATCAAAACAGGAGTTGGGGATTTAAATAATGATGGCAATATTTCGGTAGATGAATTGTATGAATATACAAAAAAGAAGGTAAAAGAAATTTCTCCTAAAATGAATCCTCTGTTAGACAATGGCAGAGGAGGTTATAAAATTGTTTTGGCTAACTCTATTCAAGATGATCCAAAACTGAAATACCGTAAAAAAGTTGAGGAAATTGCTCGTCAAGAGGAGCGCAAGTTTACTTCCTTTAACCGCATTTATGAGGGAAACATTAGTGATAATTTTCACCGCATTTATCTAGACGATTTACGGAACAGTCTAAATTTGACAAAGGAGGATGCCAAGGCAATTGAAACTGAAGTTTTGACACCTTACTGCTTGCGAAAAAACAAATTAAATAGTTATGGAAAAGTTTTTGCAGAGGCGATTAAACAGGGTTATCCACTGAGTCAACAAAATCGTCAAATGCTTAAGGATTTGCAGCAAGTTAAGAACCTCAGGGACGAAGATGTTGAACAAATTGAGAAACGAATTTTAGATTCTTTACCAACTCCACCGATTACCAATCATCTGCCAAAACCAACAATTGGAGGTACTACACAAGTTAATTCACCTCAAATTCCTCAACCAACGAAGCCGAACAAGACACAACCAGTTTCTAATCCATCACCTGGAAACAAAAATATAGGTGCAAATAAACCTTCACCAAACGTACCGACGATAAAACATCCGACCAACTCTGTATCATTGCAACCGTCTCAGCCTCCAAGACAGAATCCAACTCAAGATAATCTAGATTTTGAACAGGCAATCAAATATACTAAACTGCGCGACTTACTAGCAGCAAAGAAATGGAAAGAAGCTGATGAAGAAACAGCTAAAGTCATGCTCAGGGCTTCTGGGAAAGAATTGTTAGGCTACCTGTCTGAGGATGATATCAAAAGATTACCAACTAAAGTTTTAGACACAATTAATCAACTTTGGGTTAAAAATAGTGGAGGACGCTTTGGTTTTAGTGTTCAAAAAAGCATTTATCTTCAAGCTAGCAAGAACTACGATAGGCTGGGCGATCGCCTGGGATGGAAAAAAGAAGGAAAATGGTTGCACTGGCGAGAATTAAACTTTAGCGAACAAGCCCCGAAAGGACATCTTCCTAGCGGTACATGTCCTTTGGGTACTGTTGAAGGATTGATCTGGGATGGGTGTAATGTAGTTTCAGTTCTTCTGTCGCGCAGTGATTTCTAAAGTTAAACCCCCAATGCTTCAGTTTTGGTTACTTCAACTACGCCAATAGAGCAATTCCTCTGTCATCAAGACCTTTAGGAGATGCCCAAACCGTTTCATCTTCTAAAAATTTAAGTAAGCTGTCATTATCAAAATTGCCTCCTCTGGTTTCTGCGAAAAAGTTACTTAACGCACCTGCTATTTTAGAACCATCCATACTCACTAGAGTTTCTGCTGCACCATCTGTAAATGCAGCAATACCCGTCACATTTTGAACAGGTAAAAAACCGTAATAAATTGCTTCGTCTTTCAAGCGATCACTAAGAAATGTCGTTTGGTTGGCAAATTCTCCTTTTCCTAAAGAACCGAGTAACTCAAGCTTGTTATCCTTTTCGACAACAATAAAGCCATCTCCGACTTTCAGCCAAAATAAATAATGTTTGCCAAGCACAGCCATCAATAACGTACACTTCAAGTCATCAACCAGACATTCTTTATTTTTTGAAAGTTCTCGTAATGTTTCAATTGCAGATTTTATAAAACTATACGCATATTCTTTACCTTCATGACTTTCATTACAATTAAGTATTTGTTCTTGGTCTAATATCTGTTGATGAATAGATTCCTTTGAATTGGTAAATTCACCCAACCCCTCAACAACAGCCTTAGAACCAAATTGAGAAAATCTAGCACTTCCAGCACCATCTGCCACAAAAATAGCTGCCCGTGGTGTTGATACAGCTTTTGCTGCATCTTGGCATTCTACTTGTAGATGCGATTGAAGGTGAGAACGACCAACAGTAGTAGCATAAATACCTCGCCACTCTATTTGCTGCATCCTGTCTTCATGAATCGGATTTTCTATAATATTCACATTATACGCTTCATCCTCTTCTGGATTCGGCAACCTATCTTCCACAGATTCCACATCATTCACATTATTTTTACCTTGCTTACTTTTTTGGAAGATATTATTTTCTCTCTTAGATTTAATTTCTTTTAGAAGTGCATCAGGAACTGCATCATTTCCCGACTTTTTCTGTTGATGATGCAATTCCATTAATTTAATATAGATATTTTTTTCACGCTTGCTAGAAATGGCATGATTGAGTGCTTCTATGCTGTCGGGATACTTTCTTTGCAGTTCACTAAATTCTTCAATTGTTAAGCGTATGCCCTTTTCTTCTTTTACCTTTTTTGCTATTTTAGTTTTTTTACTCATAAGTTTAAACTCCATTTTGTACAAATAAATTGCAATAAATATAGGGCATAAGCCCTACATTTATTTTGTTCTGCTTGATTATGTTTCGTGACCTGTAGGCAAGCAATAATGCTCAATTGAGAATGAATTTTCTTTTTAAAGTTGAATGCTATCCCAACCTCTGGTAGATGGTAATTCAACACCAGTTCCAGGAGTGGAAACGCTTACTTGTGCCATGCTTTGAGAAAGCCACTGGAAGAATTCTCGGAATCGATACTGTGCTAATTTTTTGGGGGGACGATTGGCAGGACAAAACTCAGCAAGTTTCTTCAAGTTGCAGTGGTCACCAATACCAATTCCAAAGACCAGCATTTTACTATCTTCAGCAAGCTCGCGGAGTTGAGCCGCAGCCTTAAAATATTCATCGGTTGGTTCACCATCAGTCATCAGTATAATCCAAGGTTGATAGTAGGGAACACCATATTTTTTATACTGATTTTTGCGGTTTTCCAATACTTCAATGGCTCTCGAAACTGCTTCACCCATCGGTGTCCTTCCCATAGCAGAAAATGTAGGTGTAGTAATTCCTAAAATCGATTGCATAGGAGTAACTTCATCCACAGTACTGCCAAAAGTAATTATTCCTACTTCCACAGCAAAGCGTGCAAAATCATCTTGACAGACTTCTTGAATAAACTGATTTACACCTTTACTGAGCAAACTAATTGGATCGCCTGACATACTACCGCTAACATCCAAGACCAACATACATGCACAACGAGGTGTTGGGTTTTCAATTAAATCACCATATGGGTTATTTTGATTTTGATACATCTTCATATTGCTATCTCCAAGTCAACTCATTTCTAACAAAATACTTCAACAAATAGATGGTTACACAAGAGGATTAAATAGTCCTCTCTTCATTATCTCGGCTGGTTTTTGGTTCTGCTGGTCTGATTTCCGAAGTGTTGTAGTCCCTATGCATAGCAAAGTAATATTTTTGCAAAGCATCTCGCCATTCTGCTAAAGATGCTCGACTTGATGGGTCGCCAACACCGTCCTTTAGTGTTCTAATAAACAGGCTTTTAACGTTAAATGTTAAGTGGCTCCAAATAATATACCAGGGACCTGGTGGTAGAGATCCCATCTCTCCTGGTCTTGCATTTCCTTTTCCGTATGGGAAATTACCTTTTCGCAAATTTTCTACCGGATTTCCACCACCTACTTGACTATAAGGATGTTGTCCCAACATCAAACATTGAAACATTAAAATTGCCAACGAAAATAAGTCACTTTCAACTGTTCTAACAACCTGCCCAAAATCTTGACCATGATGTTCAACGGGTGTCATTTCTGGTCTACCTACAGGACAAGGATAGATTTGGGAAGTCCTAGCATTTTTGACTTGATAGCTGTCTGTATCAATCAGATAAACTTTAAACGTAGAAGGGTCTGCAAGAAAATTACCTAAGTTAATGTCCCCAAGGTAGATTCCTTTTTTGTGCAAAATATCAATTGTATCTAAAAGATGTAACAATATTTGCACAATGCCTTTTCTATCTATGTTTGGAAAGTATTTTAAATAAAGCATTGGATGCGCTAAGTTACTCAGTGGTATTCCTTTAGCCCTTTTCATGGCATAGCCCATCCACTGATCATTGCTATCAAAAATTTCTATTTGTGGCCAAGTCACATAAGGACTCTTAATCAGGTCTTCTAGCACACGAATCTGAACGAAAACTTTTTCTCTTAGTTCATGTCCCCTTTCTTTCAATTTCTCCTGATTAAATATTTTGACTACAATATTTGGATTTTCTGCTAGCGCATATATGTTTCCTTGTCCACCACCACCTACTTTATCTCCCAGCTTACGTGGTTGTCTGTGTTCATCGTAGATTATCAAATCGCTCATAATGCCGTATACCTTATCTATACTTACGTGTCAGTTCGAGTTACTGAAAAAATAACGTAATGAATACGCAGCAAGAGTTTTCGACTTATTTATATAGTCGAAGTAAATAGTCAACGGTATCTTATACAACAGAGTAACAAATAATTTCGGAAATTTTGACGAATCTGTTTGCGTATTTATTTTTACTTAATAATTTAAAGTCTGGACTTACCGCCTACTTTCGCAATTAATCAGCGTCAAGGATTCTGAAAAGACTGCTGCATCTATTATTGGCACTGCCCAGAGGATGTTTCAGCGTTTTCTCAAATGCGATTTTGTGAGTGTATTCTGTGGTAAAACGACTCTACCACTCAATTTGGACGGCAAGCAGTTAATTGTGTTTGGGTTAGACCGCAATAACCGCGACATCGTGAAACCACTGTTAGCTGCAATTCTACACATGATTATCACTCACAATGTATCCCGTACTGTACCGCGTCAAAACCCTGGAATATTATATCGGGTGCGTAGGTGAAATTAACGCAATAAAAGATTTAATACTGGAATTGGTGCGTTACGGCATCAGCCGTAACGCACCCTACAGCTACAGCTAAGTGGTTGATTCTGATTCTGATTTTTCTGGCTTGAGTAACGGAAAAGCGATCGCATCCCGAATACTCGCACAATCAGTTAACAACATCACCAACCTATCAATTCCGATACCTAAACCACCCGTCGGCGGCATACCGTATTCCAACGCAGTTAGAAAGTCTTCATCGACACGTTGCGCTTCTAAGTCACCAGCAGCTTTGTCTGCGGCTTGGGCTTCCAAACGTTGACGCTGATCGATAGGATCGGTTAACTCTGAGAAACTGTTGGCAGTTTCCCGCCCAACAGCGTATAATTCAAATCTCTCCACCAAACCAGGCTTGGAACGGTGAGGTTTTGCCAGTGGCGAAATTTCCACTGGAAAATCGATAACAAAGGTAGGCTGAATTAAGTTTTCCTCTACCTTTTGCTCAAACGCTTCATTCAACAGCTTGCCAATTGAAGGACAATCTTCTATACCTTCAATGGCAGCGTTTTTACTCGCTGCTTTTGCCTCTTCCAAACTTGGGAACGAATTGAAATCTAAGCCTGTATATTCCTTAACCAAATCGTGCATTGTCGCACGTCGCCAAGGGGGAGTCAAATCCACAGGTGTGCCTTGGTAGGTAATTTCTAGCGTGCCCAGAACCTCTTGGGCAACGGTGGTAATAATACCCTCCGTTAGCGCCATCATGTCGTTGTAATCGGCGTAAGCTTGGTAAACTTCAATTGTGGTAAATTCGGGATTGTGACGGGTAGAAATCCCCTCATTACGGAAAATCCGCCCCAGTTCAAATACCTTTTCAAAACCGCCTACAATCAATCGTTTGAGATGGAGTTCTGTCTCAATTCGCAGATACAGCTGCATCTCTAGAGTGTTGTGGTAGGTAATGAACGGACGCGCGTCTGAATTACCTGCTTCTCTTTGAAAAACGGGAGTTTCAATTTCAATAAAACCACGCTGTTCTAGGTAGTGACGAATACCGGCAGTAATTTGGGCACGACGACGGAAAGTTTGCCGCACTTCCGGGTTCACAATCAAATCAAGGTATCGCTGACGGTAGCGCTTGGCAACATCCGTT
Proteins encoded in this window:
- a CDS encoding caspase, EACC1-associated type, which codes for MAKKVALLVGVSSYQQGLSALPSATKDAKAIKQVLQHPDIGGFVETDITSLLNQPQKKVEDAIYSLFNNCSPDDLVLFYFSGHGVKDEKGNLYIATPTTRTDQNKRVLPLTAIAASFVKDQMSASPSRRQVVILDCCFSGAFAKGLTLGNKSWAVLTSSDTVEYSYAPEPSELSIYTRYLVEGIKTGVGDLNNDGNISVDELYEYTKKKVKEISPKMNPLLDNGRGGYKIVLANSIQDDPKLKYRKKVEEIARQEERKFTSFNRIYEGNISDNFHRIYLDDLRNSLNLTKEDAKAIETEVLTPYCLRKNKLNSYGKVFAEAIKQGYPLSQQNRQMLKDLQQVKNLRDEDVEQIEKRILDSLPTPPITNHLPKPTIGGTTQVNSPQIPQPTKPNKTQPVSNPSPGNKNIGANKPSPNVPTIKHPTNSVSLQPSQPPRQNPTQDNLDFEQAIKYTKLRDLLAAKKWKEADEETAKVMLRASGKELLGYLSEDDIKRLPTKVLDTINQLWVKNSGGRFGFSVQKSIYLQASKNYDRLGDRLGWKKEGKWLHWRELNFSEQAPKGHLPSGTCPLGTVEGLIWDGCNVVSVLLSRSDF
- a CDS encoding PP2C family serine/threonine-protein phosphatase, which encodes MSKKTKIAKKVKEEKGIRLTIEEFSELQRKYPDSIEALNHAISSKREKNIYIKLMELHHQQKKSGNDAVPDALLKEIKSKRENNIFQKSKQGKNNVNDVESVEDRLPNPEEDEAYNVNIIENPIHEDRMQQIEWRGIYATTVGRSHLQSHLQVECQDAAKAVSTPRAAIFVADGAGSARFSQFGSKAVVEGLGEFTNSKESIHQQILDQEQILNCNESHEGKEYAYSFIKSAIETLRELSKNKECLVDDLKCTLLMAVLGKHYLFWLKVGDGFIVVEKDNKLELLGSLGKGEFANQTTFLSDRLKDEAIYYGFLPVQNVTGIAAFTDGAAETLVSMDGSKIAGALSNFFAETRGGNFDNDSLLKFLEDETVWASPKGLDDRGIALLA
- a CDS encoding vWA domain-containing protein, encoding MKMYQNQNNPYGDLIENPTPRCACMLVLDVSGSMSGDPISLLSKGVNQFIQEVCQDDFARFAVEVGIITFGSTVDEVTPMQSILGITTPTFSAMGRTPMGEAVSRAIEVLENRKNQYKKYGVPYYQPWIILMTDGEPTDEYFKAAAQLRELAEDSKMLVFGIGIGDHCNLKKLAEFCPANRPPKKLAQYRFREFFQWLSQSMAQVSVSTPGTGVELPSTRGWDSIQL
- a CDS encoding protein kinase domain-containing protein, whose protein sequence is MSDLIIYDEHRQPRKLGDKVGGGGQGNIYALAENPNIVVKIFNQEKLKERGHELREKVFVQIRVLEDLIKSPYVTWPQIEIFDSNDQWMGYAMKRAKGIPLSNLAHPMLYLKYFPNIDRKGIVQILLHLLDTIDILHKKGIYLGDINLGNFLADPSTFKVYLIDTDSYQVKNARTSQIYPCPVGRPEMTPVEHHGQDFGQVVRTVESDLFSLAILMFQCLMLGQHPYSQVGGGNPVENLRKGNFPYGKGNARPGEMGSLPPGPWYIIWSHLTFNVKSLFIRTLKDGVGDPSSRASLAEWRDALQKYYFAMHRDYNTSEIRPAEPKTSRDNEERTI
- the lysS gene encoding lysine--tRNA ligase, with the translated sequence MSEEDIRATRLEKVEQLKQLGMNPYAYRWESTHHAAQLQEKFADLPNGEEVNLEVAIAGRIKLRRFMGKLAFVTLQDETGTIQLYLEKKRIEEGMADVVDNAFKQLDKLTDIGDIIGVKGTVKRTEKGELSVYVKQYTILTKSLLPLPDKQHGLTDVAKRYRQRYLDLIVNPEVRQTFRRRAQITAGIRHYLEQRGFIEIETPVFQREAGNSDARPFITYHNTLEMQLYLRIETELHLKRLIVGGFEKVFELGRIFRNEGISTRHNPEFTTIEVYQAYADYNDMMALTEGIITTVAQEVLGTLEITYQGTPVDLTPPWRRATMHDLVKEYTGLDFNSFPSLEEAKAASKNAAIEGIEDCPSIGKLLNEAFEQKVEENLIQPTFVIDFPVEISPLAKPHRSKPGLVERFELYAVGRETANSFSELTDPIDQRQRLEAQAADKAAGDLEAQRVDEDFLTALEYGMPPTGGLGIGIDRLVMLLTDCASIRDAIAFPLLKPEKSESESTT